The DNA sequence TgtttactttaataattaaatcaattaattaattaatattatttatacaggaaaatctacaaaaaaaaaaaaaaataataattagattgcgtacttcattttaaatacttattattatttgtaaaggaaagttttttttttaaaacaaaaaaaaattgatttggtGAATTTCTcatatcgaaaaatattttttttttcatttttgtttagtaagaaattttttttaaggctatcgctgattgataaaaaagatttgacTGGTAGCCAATTGGGATCAgtctcaaaaaatttaaaaaaatgcatcgaGACTTTTGACTGAGTATTTAACTTACTATTActgtaagatattttatttaatttatattttatatattattagttttatttgaGAATGGCCAGTGAGATTTAATTGCGCTGGCACTTATTTTAGTTGTACCACTGGTGCTTAGGGACCGGGATCTTAAGCTAGGGGGGCTATTGCTGCTGCAGCTGCTCAGGCTCGTACTTGGAGTCAGTCCGAATATCTGTTGTACTGTTGGTCTCGTTGAATAATCGGATCTCACAGTTTCTATAAGCAAaacattaaagaaattattattcatgacCTCTAGtatcaaatttcaataattaactttcaatttaaattctgaTTAAACTATTAGCTTTAGGTACTAGGTCAAAAGGgcattttttgtaggaaatttaatttgttacaaaaaaaagtctccttacatttttttgtaaatctggtccttaatcaaaaatttcattttaaagatttgtgaattttcgaactattaatttttggaaaaaataataaatttaagagtTCGAATGAAAATTCtagataaatatcaaaatttaaacaaaaattgacaagttttttttttgtaggaacTTTGATTCTTAGATGAACATTTGTCTTTTGTAAATCCAACcctttattcaaaatttaaattcaaatatttgaaaattttttaacgcaaTTTTTAATAGACCTAATAGATCTAgaagtttgaattaaaattctagGTAAACAATCAAATTTACGTAACAACTGATAAGGgtaatttttgtaggaaatttaattttctatataaaaaaatctatagtttttttttttttaatctactCATTTAtccgaaatttaaattaaaaaatttgggaattttttgtcctgtaatttttaataaaaatgatagaaTTAGAAGTTAACTTGAACAGGGTGGCCACAAACTGAGAAAACCGGAAGTATCGAGAGATCAGAGAATTAAGTGCAACTAGGAAATATCATAGAAATGTCAGGAAGTTATGAAATGTATTCAGGAATTTAATTGCGGGATACAAAAATTaagtgatatttaaaaaatttcaaatttttaagtgattcTCAATGGGCTGTAACTCAAAGGAAAATAGTCGTAcggcaaaaataaaaaaagcaaattgtagctttGTGTCTGGTTTTCTAATCTGgtcttgacatttttttattattcacggTCCCGAAGTAATTCTGAGAGAaccaccgaaaaaaaaatttttcaaattttcgcaCGTCTTAAAACTAGTCTACGACCTCAATAATtatgaatgattttttattactccgGTACCGTgcataatcaaaaaatttcaagaccAAATAACaaaactagacacttgaagctaAAATTTGTCTTTTTCGTTTTTGTAGTACGGCGATTTTCTTTCGAGTTACaacctgttgaaaatcacttaaagatatttttatttttttaatatcccttaatttttgtgactagtgtattttgaatttattgtaatcataagatttcttattaaatattttaacaccgaataatcaaaaataggtcatattaatttattctattgacttttttttctcgcaTAATTTAATCATCGAATTCAATTATCGACTATGAAAATGTATCAGAAACTTGAATATCTTATGATATGAATACAATTTCTGTATCAgggaaaaatgtgaaaaactttACTGGAAAACCGGAAAATATCatggaattttgaaatcatttctttgtggccaccctgttaaaattataattaaactatcaAGTTTATCCAAACATTTgtaaagacttttttttgtcgaaaatttaatttcctaaaaatttatttccgtaCATTTAACCCATATTTCGAACAATTGAATCaataatgagaaataaatcaataaaaattccaaattacCAATAAGCGGAGTCTCGTCATACAAAGAGCCCTGTCGCTTGTTGATGAAAGAGTTCCGTGTGCTCTCAACATAAGGCACCTGTTGTATATTTTCAGCAGCATGCTTCCACCTCAGATGGTCGTCAACCTGACTAGTCAAGTGTCTGAGCCACTTCTGTGCCTCTTCCGTCGACTCGAGTTTTATCGTTGTCACTTTCTCGCAGCCCTCGACGCTATTACACACTCGTATCTCTTTCCCCGAGCTTGAGCTCTTTTGCACATCAGTCTCACGGTTTATCGGAACAGTCTGTACGGGATTCTGATCATCTTCTGCCAGTTTTCGGGACTCCCAGGCTTTGAGAGTGAAGTTACGCAGTCGTGCccaacattttttattgtttatgttgATCGTTCCCGTGTATACGTCCTTTGTCATGCAGTCCAGCTGCGCCGCGAGTCGGCAACAAAAGTGACCGAATAATGGCAATGCGTGATGTTTATTGTctgttcattaaatttaattatttttatttttatttgccaatcagataatgaataaatttattaattaacttacctaaattattaattattaaatcatgtGTGTGAATATTTTCCTCAGTATCATCTAGAGTTAATTTAGCAGACGCCATTAATTCAAATTGTGGTCCCCttaaaaaagaacaaaaattatttatttttgaatttaaaattctgatctaagaattgaatttacacaaaaatttataaaaaccttttttacagaaaatttaattctctacaaaaaaagtttctatcaatttttatgtaaatttgatagtttaattgtaattttagattgaagtaataaaagtatgagtttgagaaaaaaaaaaaattgcttacaATTTACCAGAACTCAATTCATCTTTTAACGAAgccgctaatttttttccaacggTTTTAGATATTGACGAATGTATTGTACGTTTAATACGACGAGGTGTACTTGCGATACTTAAATCTTCTTGTAAAATATGGCTGTAGATTTCAAGAGTTAATTCAAACTCTGCTGGCACGTtattgctgaaaaaaattaattattttttttattaagtgattaatcaatttaaagggagtagagaataaaaaaaagtacttacaagAGCAACACGTCGGGAAAAGTAATGTCTGTTTGTGCGCGATCAACTGGACAAATAAGTGCAGTGTCATGTATTTCGGTGCCGACGCGTGCCAAACAAAATACCGCGAATCTTCGGTAATCCCCACGGTTCTTAAAATGGTCGGAGTCTCGCCACATCAATGGAACGCGTAATTCTGATAGCGATACTCGTGCTGTACTACCGGTAATACTgaaacatataatttttatttttaaataaattaatttttgtcataaaagattttttttttaatttataaatcgtatacttaaaattaaaattactcataaaatatcaaatgtaCATGACAAGtcataattaactttttttgtaaagaactaaatttcctataaaaaaggttCTTATCCGCGAATTGATATCTCCAATATTTGACCtaaaatttaagttcaaagatacaaaaaaaaattggcttttcaaagtttaaacgaaatttttatttcaaatacttaaaattgcaattacatgtaaattatcaaatttacatgaaaagtcataataaacttttgtgtacagaattaaatttgctacaTATAAAGTCCTTATCCACGAGTTGATATCTCCAATATTTGACCTacaatttaagtttaaagatacaaaaaaaaaaattgtcttttaaagtttaaacgaaatttttatttcaaatacttaAAACTGCGATTACttgtaaattatcaaatttatatgaaaagttataaggaacttttttgtagagaattaaatttcctatataAAAGGTCCTCATCCGCGAATTAATATCTTCAATACTTAACCCACAATTTAAgttcaaaaatacaaaaaaaaaatttcttcgaaATTACATGAAAAATCAGGACAAACTTTTTCATCGGAacttaaatttcctataaaaaatcCGTACAAACTTTTCCTTATCTTTGATAAGTTGTCAGAAAAACGGCTCGAGTTTCCGATAATCACAATTTCTTGAAATCattgaaatttctttttttaattacctttttttattgacatctTTTTTACGGCGTTGTAATTCAGCCATATAAGCAGACATACGTTCATTGGACGTTAGTAGAGCACGTGCAGCTTCCAAACTCTGGGCTCTGTGTCTCGCGGCCGCTAAAAGTCGCGCCGAGCCCtctctcatttttatttccacttcaattttttgctcCAAATCATACTCCTGAAAATACATTGAAAgccatatttataaataaataaataaataagtaaagtaacgattaatatatatgagaatTAACAAAGCAGATTACTTAGCCGCGACATTTATATACAGCCAGCCTACTTTAGTCTTTAGTCTTTggtcttttaaaatattgcgCAAGTTATTACTGTACTCTTGTAGTTTACTTCTGTAagttaagttaattaaatgctGCACTAGCCTTATTTGCTATTTCAATTGTACACCTGCACGATAACAAAGacctttatatatttgtatatatatatttactgattAATTGCATCGTTAATACGTCCTaccttttattttctttttgctttcatttttttttattttgctaatGCTTAACACaccagtaatttaaattctatgCTCACTACATCCTGAGttgtattatgaattttaaatcacaataataaatactcaAAGTATCAATGATTTGATAATaatgcgataaaaaaaaacttattacttaaatttaatattgtgactaaactatcaaagatacgataaaaaattactgagaTAAATCgacagataattaaatttcctataaaaaacatttctataaatttttttgtaaatttgatatttaagccagaatttaaattgaaatttaatactttaaatttgattgaaatttaaaaaaaaaatattttttcatatttattt is a window from the Microplitis demolitor isolate Queensland-Clemson2020A chromosome 4, iyMicDemo2.1a, whole genome shotgun sequence genome containing:
- the LOC103570429 gene encoding rhotekin isoform X2; this translates as MESCFPPLASLSLRESKKCKKRLSDNPFVDKSEGERFQVLQDLDLYYIRQIAHNLKEYDLEQKIEVEIKMREGSARLLAAARHRAQSLEAARALLTSNERMSAYMAELQRRKKDVNKKSITGSTARVSLSELRVPLMWRDSDHFKNRGDYRRFAVFCLARVGTEIHDTALICPVDRAQTDITFPDVLLFNNVPAEFELTLEIYSHILQEDLSIASTPRRIKRTIHSSISKTVGKKLAASLKDELSSGKLGPQFELMASAKLTLDDTEENIHTHDLIINNLDNKHHALPLFGHFCCRLAAQLDCMTKDVYTGTININNKKCWARLRNFTLKAWESRKLAEDDQNPVQTVPINRETDVQKSSSSGKEIRVCNSVEGCEKVTTIKLESTEEAQKWLRHLTSQVDDHLRWKHAAENIQQVPYVESTRNSFINKRQGSLYDETPLIETVRSDYSTRPTVQQIFGLTPSTSLSSCSSNSPPSLRSRSLSTSGTTKISASAIKSHWPFSNKTNNI
- the LOC103570429 gene encoding rhotekin isoform X1: MYKIRLYVVPEEDSEDSNNNNKNNNDDHNNNHNNKNKNNDEDDDNIPPIMQRKNSRRATGAIRVNVISKNRKPGKIKKIRLKDEVDHVHSNTDNTDINTVEQKNKFNGYKEYDLEQKIEVEIKMREGSARLLAAARHRAQSLEAARALLTSNERMSAYMAELQRRKKDVNKKSITGSTARVSLSELRVPLMWRDSDHFKNRGDYRRFAVFCLARVGTEIHDTALICPVDRAQTDITFPDVLLFNNVPAEFELTLEIYSHILQEDLSIASTPRRIKRTIHSSISKTVGKKLAASLKDELSSGKLGPQFELMASAKLTLDDTEENIHTHDLIINNLDNKHHALPLFGHFCCRLAAQLDCMTKDVYTGTININNKKCWARLRNFTLKAWESRKLAEDDQNPVQTVPINRETDVQKSSSSGKEIRVCNSVEGCEKVTTIKLESTEEAQKWLRHLTSQVDDHLRWKHAAENIQQVPYVESTRNSFINKRQGSLYDETPLIETVRSDYSTRPTVQQIFGLTPSTSLSSCSSNSPPSLRSRSLSTSGTTKISASAIKSHWPFSNKTNNI
- the LOC103570429 gene encoding rhotekin isoform X3, whose product is MAPRRKSLRLLTKTIEDNNNKENNYLRCLSDYHSRVTRRETLRTKFKAEYDLEQKIEVEIKMREGSARLLAAARHRAQSLEAARALLTSNERMSAYMAELQRRKKDVNKKSITGSTARVSLSELRVPLMWRDSDHFKNRGDYRRFAVFCLARVGTEIHDTALICPVDRAQTDITFPDVLLFNNVPAEFELTLEIYSHILQEDLSIASTPRRIKRTIHSSISKTVGKKLAASLKDELSSGKLGPQFELMASAKLTLDDTEENIHTHDLIINNLDNKHHALPLFGHFCCRLAAQLDCMTKDVYTGTININNKKCWARLRNFTLKAWESRKLAEDDQNPVQTVPINRETDVQKSSSSGKEIRVCNSVEGCEKVTTIKLESTEEAQKWLRHLTSQVDDHLRWKHAAENIQQVPYVESTRNSFINKRQGSLYDETPLIETVRSDYSTRPTVQQIFGLTPSTSLSSCSSNSPPSLRSRSLSTSGTTKISASAIKSHWPFSNKTNNI